TCTCGATACAGAAATTGATACAAGTCGCAGAAAAATCATGTAATGGGAGTTTAAAATGTTAATAGGGGATTTTTTTACAGATGAagataatatttgtaaaaaCGAATAGAACATGCCTATTGCTAAGATATAGTGAAAACATTGGTAATTATTTTCTCTGTGCGCTAATGGAAACCCATGTGCAAAGAAGTTCCCTGTAGACAGAAAATGAGGAAAGAAAATACAACAAATTTATCACCATTTTTTCAAAACATGGAGGAACATCTTGCGGTACGTTAATTTGATCATAGAAGGAAGAGAAGAAACATACGATTGTGGGAAGAAATTATTGTGCTGAATATTGATGGAAGTCTATCTAAATGTTGGTTCTCTAAAAGAATTAGTTGTGTGCAGCGAATTTAGTCAATTTAATTGTGTTCTGAGAGTGCATCTACCTTGCATTTATGATGTTACTTTCTTTGTCATTGGGATCAATTAACAtcagttaaaaacattattattAATCATGAAGGATGGCCATAAACCCATGCCACTGTACACTCTAAAGTTATTTTCCTGGCTCCATCACATGATgccttttcaaaaattttccgGGTTATCAAATAAGATAAGTTTGTTGAGCTTGATTTGACCAGATTATATTTTAGTTTTGTCTTTAGAAGGTCTAGTTTAATTCATGCCTACCTTTGTGTGCACAGCACGCCTGTATGTTATGCTTGGAAATTTTATCTTCTGTGGAATCTGTCTTTTAGGGTGACGTGGATGCTAAAATGGGTCTGATTGGTTCTAGTTATTTCTAATAGATAGTTAGTGAGAACTTGTTTTTTTAATACCGAAGTCATCTCCATTATGCATTTGtgagtatttatttattttttttaaatatcattCTGACCTATATGTTTTCAATATCCCACTGTTTCGTCATCTGTGTTGAgatagtttttattttaaatttttaattttctaaataatttatgtttctTTTTATTTGTAGCCATCTCTTTCTAGTCAATTTCAATTGGCGCAACCACCTCAGAGTTCTGCTGGTTTTAGTTTTACCAACTTTGGACAGTCTCAAGCAGGTGGATCTGTAATTCAGTATTGAGCTTTTGAATTGCCTGTGGcagttttatttgtttttttattatctcCTGGAATTATGAGTGTTAATTTAATGGATATCTTTTGTGCATACAGCTGGAACAAGTGGCTTTGGAGGCACCCCTAGTAATTTTAGCCAGAGTGCATTTGGACAACTGTATGTCAAATTTTCCTTCATATTTTGGTTCTCTTCTAGTTACAATCAATTATCTGCGCATGATGAAAACTGAAACAGTTTGATTCGTACACTTAACATTCACACACATCTGTGACCTCTATTGACTGTTGGATTATAAATACCGAATCATTCCATTAGTGGCCAACAAGTTAAATCATTTAAGATCAAATAACATAATCAAAAGAAATATCAACAATCTCATCGTAATGTCAAATCTAGATATTAACAAAACATGTGTTTATAAGTTAATGAACGAATCAATCTGACATGAATTTAAGCAATACGTTTTGAGCTGAGGAATTTTAGTTTGGTTTGATTTTGACACCTGAATCCACATTTTTATGTTCTTGCATTGGTGATATGTAACGGGGATTATTTGTGAATTTAGGCATATTGTACCAAGCCCAAGTTCAAAAGCTTAAATGGATTTATTACCTCGTACATCTGGAAGGCTGATTTAACTCTTaactttcaaaaatccatttccTGTCCGTTTTGAGTTTTCAGGTGTACAGTATAATACTTGGCAGAACTACCAAGTTCAAAACTTAATGACAGTTGACTGTGCTTCAGTTGTTTTTATTCTGAACTTGTGTTATTTGTTTGGTATTTCGGAAGAAATTAATCATAGACTTGGCTGATTGTCAAAGCATAAAGTTTTATGACCTCAAAACCTGGGCTTAGATCCTGTTAATTTAAActaggatttttaaaaaaaattgtaaaagtTAGAAAAAGGCCTCTAAGATTTATTGATGAAACTTAGGGCTTGTCCTCTATTTTTAATTATGGTCTTTGAACTAAGTTCTTATTGCTTGTGTTGGACTTTGAATAATTATGGATTGCATCTGCTCCACAGGCCAGCTCCTCAGAGTGTTGTAGGCGCACAACCATCGCCCATTGTAAATCCTTTTGGAACTCTTCCAGCAATGCCACAGATATCAATTGGACGCACAGGCACTTCTCCTTCTATTCAGTATGGAATTTCCAGCTTGCCAGTGAGTATTCCTGTCATGTGCTTTGCTAGAAAAGTCTTATAGATTGTTGTTAATCCATTTCCTTATACTATTaggcattgtttggtttgatgtattattaatctatgtataacttatcccaattaattttgccttattttcgtcatgttatttatctatttattaattaataattttatatcaattaaatcaaataaattataatctatccatgaaatcaaataatgtattaactattttttttatttatttttaatttacattatattacttatctatgaattacttatcctatcactcaaaccaaatgGTGTCTTACAGAAATAGATAGAAAACTTGTTCATCCAAAAGTTTTTCTCATCTACTAACTGCAATTTTCAGCAGATTGTTGACAAACCAGTTCCTGCGAGAATATCGTCTCTATTGACAACTCGACACCTTTCCCAAAGGCGTGTGAGGCTACCTGTAAGGAAATATCACCCTAAAAGTGATGGTCCAAAGGTGATAGTGACTCCGTGACATTCTTGAATGCTTAAAATATGGTCACTGCAGCGTACTTAATTGGGATCTGTTATTAGTGTTTTTAACTTCTTACTTTTTTTATGATCAGGTTCCATTTTTCAATGATGGTGACGAAGAAACACCCAGCACGCCAAAAGCAGACGCTCTTTTCATTCCAAGGGAGAATCCCAGAGCTCTTGTAATTCGTCCACTGGATCAGTGGCCTGCTAGAGGAAGTGCAGAGAAAACATTACAATTGAAGGCCGCATTAACTCCTGCATATGAAAATGGTACACCATAATTTTTTGCTCTAATTTATGGATTTCCACACTGGCGTTTTTCTAACTACTTATATTGCATATCACggcattttaaaaaatgaacaaTATGCATACTGTGATTCTACCTATACTCCATTGTGATACATTTTTGTCTCCCACTAAAAATGATAATGGTTTTACAATGGGGGAGTGCTGCTTGTTATTACTTAGATTCAAACACGTATTTATTGAAGGCAATTTTGGTACCTCGAGTGATTACTGGAATTTGTTTCATGCATTCCATTACTCCCTAGTAGATTATTGATCCTGAGCAATTTAGATGCTATGATGAGGTTTTCACTCAAAATAGTCGGtacatattttttaataataatgaaGCATCGACGCTTTCGAAATTGCAGATTGCTCAACAAAAGCAATCAAGGTTGTGCAATCAGCATTAATTTGGTGGCTAGTTAATGAATATCTATATAGGGATATCTGCCCCTGTATTGATTTGGAAGAATCAAGTATCTGCAATTAAGGTCTTCCTGTTTATTTGGAAGATGCCATGATACCCATGTGTACTTGAAGAATTGAATAACCTGTAAGCAACATGGCTCCAGGCCATGTAGATAAAATACTGTTGTTTGAATTTCATTGGCTGTTGATTGACTCAGTTAGATAGGATAAGCAAATCGAGTTAGTTTCTTCTGGGATAATATTTCCTTCACGGTTTCACTTATCTCATGTCTCCCTAATAATTCATTACAGGTAAACTTCAGAACGCTGTTTCCACTCTAATAAATGGGCACAAGGTCCGGGATAAAGATGGTGAGTGCCTCTTGCTGATATCTTTCATGTGTTTGATATTAAAATTTGCATAAAGCCTGACTGGTTAAAGGTAAAATCAAACACCACCACATTAAAGAACTGTTTCTGCAGTTAATTTTAGCATTGCTTGTTTGCATACTTGGATGAATTTCAGTGACTGGATTGTTTCGTGGAGCATATAAGAGtattagaagagaagaaactAGAATTTTCATCTGTTTTAAGAATGAATATTTGCAAGAGGGTATTGTTACTGTTTCACCATCTCTTATTGCCGAAAGAGTGAAAatgagaaagaaaaaatatACAATAGAAATGAATTTCCAAACTGTTCCAAGGGTGAAGTACCTTATTTTGTTTGCACTTAAAACGAgataaaagaagaaagaaaaaatattttgtaaagatGAATCTCTAAATTATGCCAACGGTAAAGAGCCTTATTTTGTTTGCACTATCCCCTTTTTCATTTTGATGGCATGTTTGTTGCTAGTTATTTTTGCTCTGGACTTGTTCCTTGTCTGTCTATATTTTTATGGGATTATAAAAACTTGGAAATGCATACGTATGCTGATACTTGTTGCGCCAAAATGTGAATCAATTGCTCTGCAAGCTCAGCACAGGATCTTAAATGAAGCCTTGTTTGACttggacatgagaaaccgtTCCATATAGAATCTCAAGTCTGTCTGTAATGCGCCAAAATTACTTTAATTTTGAACCATTGATGACTGTCATGTGTTATACTTCAGTCACACGCACTGTTTTTTCGCTTCCCATACTTGTGGCTTAGTACTTCAGAAACTATGTAGATAAAATTCCATTATATTTATGAAATGGAAATGCGGTAGATGACTTGAGCAGCATGTCCACTCTCGCCCTAAAAGTGACTTAACAGATGTACAACTAGAGAACTTAACAAGCATACTTTTAGCTCTTATATCATACTAAGGAGTCGTCTTTTATTGTAGTTAGAAAAGGTTCTCCAGGTTTAGTCTTGCTTACAAGTGAAAACCATAGGGAACTTCATGAATACATCGAACAAATTGTACATTAAAATCTGGCCTCTTTGGTAGCTTGGATAGAGCTCTTATGTCATAGCGAGGAGTTATCTTCAAATGGTACTTGTTCATGTCTTTTCTACAAATTGTTCTGCGTTCTTATAGACTGAAGTGGCTATCTGGTTGCTTTTCAGCTTCCCCCGCTGAGCACTCTGTGGAAAATGGTGTGGCTAATGAGCAAGTTAATCCTGTCAAACGGAACCCAAAAACAAATGTGGTCCTTGATGGTCGTTCTACAGACAAAGGGGACTCTTATATCACTCTCGGAAGCCATAGAGCTGGCGAAGCAGCTATTGTGTTCGAGCATGGAGCCGATATTGAGGCACTGATGCCTAAGCTTCGTCACTCCGATTATTATACGGAACCACGAATTCAGGAGCTAGCTGCAAAGGAAAGAGCGGAACCAGGTTTTTGCCGCAATGTAAAGGACTTCGTTGTTGGAAGACATGGTTTTGGTAGTATCAAGTTCTTTGGGGAAACAGATGTGAGAAAGCTTGATCTCGAGTCTCTTATTCAATTCAATAATCGAGAGGTGATCGTATATATGGATGAGAGCAAGAAACCTCCAATTGGACAAGGTCTCAATAAGCCTGCTGAGGTGACGCTTCTTAATATAAAATGTTTTGACAAGAAGACTGGTCAGCAATGCACCGAGGGACCGAGGATCGAGAGGTATAAAGAAATGCTTAAAAGAAAAGCCAAAGATCAAGGTGCTGAGTTTGTGAGCTATAATCCAATCGAAGGAGAATGGAAGTTCAGGGTCAACCATTTCAGCACATACAAGCTTGGAAATGAAGATGAAAATGATGATAATCTGCTCGATGCCATGAGATGAAAAAAAAACCGACGTATCCACCGTGTGCATGCAAGTTTTAGCGCCCTTCCTGGATAGGGAGACAAGTTTGCAGATTTGTATAATTTTGAGCAATTACAGTGTCTTAATCGAGTTCGAGTGTGTGTTTTTTCATTTCTGTTCTTTTTTTCCCCCTTGGATTCGTCTCCAAATGTTATGACATGGTTTGACAGCGTTTTAAGTAATCAAGTGCTAAACTAGAATGTTGGAATTTCTGTCCcttaactatatatatatatacctgaTGGATCCGAATTATGCACGTGAACACGTATACTTCGCAAAATGCTTGGAATTAAGGTCTAAAAACTTGCAGGTTATCCCTACGAGTAACGGCTACCATAATATCTGATTCGTTACACCAATGAGTTTGTACGTACTGGGACACCAATAAAAATATCAGTTAAGCTAGAAATATACAAGTGAGCGCTTAAAAATACGCTTCTTGAATTTAGGAAATCCAATATTAGTTTTGTTAGAAACtaaaatttattgaaaaataataattaccaacactatatgcatttatataccAAAATGgtatatttgattttaaaaaaggTATCAAATTCTCCTCAGAAACAGCCTATCAAAATCTATATTTGGCTCATTTTAATCGGTTCAAATGTTCAAACCAAATATTAACTCAGCACATGCTTATAGTTAACTCAACCTAGTCCTTGTTCGGTAATTCAGGCCGAACTCAGACAAATCCAACCTGCCTGCCTTACATGCGTCGAGCTTGCGATTTTCATCGCAAGGGCCAAACAACCAAAAAAAATGCTAAAAAGTAAAAACACTGGAAAATCTTTTGCAAAACTTAGTCGAAAGTCGAGCTCGCGATTTTCACTGCAAGGGCCAAACAGAAAAGCATGATAAAAACACTGGATAATCTTTTGCAAAACTTATTCGAAAGGCACCACAATCGAGCAACATCAGATAAACgttcaattttttttgggtGATAAATAAGCAAAAACTAAGAGCCAAATAAATTGCACCCAAAGCTTATATAACCTCACCATCATAGAATCTTCATCAGAAGAGTCGATAGTGACAGCAATTATTTGGCTCCGAGAAAGATCTAAACCAGAACATATTCCAACATGAAGTCATGGTGATGGAAAGCATGTTAACCAGGAACATGACCGCAACAGCGCTGTGACCTTGTGAATCCTCTGAACACAGTTAGATTGAGCCAGAAAATTATTTTGctctttttttatttaactTTGAAGGCTTTCTGCTTTTCGGCTTTCTGCTTTTCGGCTTCTGCTCCATGGAGATATCGGGCTGATTTTGTTGAGGTTCCTCAGGAAGAGAAGTGAGAAGAAATTTCTTACTAGAGCCAACTCCATTACACATTAGCTTCAGCATACTTCTGCCCCTCATCCATTGAAGCATTAGCTTCATGTGTGTTTTGCTCGATAATCCAATAATCCCCGCATCCTGTATTATTCACAAGTGTATGTTACTAAGAAGACAGAGTACCTAAGGTTCAATTCACTTATTCATAGAAAAATCAGGAAGCTGAGTCGCTATATCTTGTCAAAAGTACATTCGGAATAGAACCAAGAGAAAGAACTGCGAGCTTTGTCAGAACATTTTTAGTTGCCCGAGTTGGCCACACCATATGCGATGTTTCATCCCCATTGATAAATCAAGAGGATAATGTCCAAATTCAGAATCTTGCACAGAGGTACGATTAATCTGAACATGTCTCTGCTAAATTTACTTATTCATTTCATAAGAACTGAAATTCATTAACGAAACACATAAATTGAAGTCCTTTTTTCTCCAAACAAAACCTGAAAATCCCTTCATCAAACCATGAACTCTTAAGTGGCAAAATTCAGCATTCCCATTTCATTTACGATACAAAGAGACAAATCGATTGATAATACCTTGGCGTGGTTCCAAGTGTTGGAGACCGTGAGAGGGCCATTGCTCTTGATGACTTGATGGAGGCCCTGGGCAATGGAGGCGGCTTCCTGGGGAGGAACCCTAGGATTTATTTTCCTCAAATTGGGGGCACGCTTCCTGGAGCTGGAGCTGAAATACCTAATCATCATTGAAAACACTCCATCTCCATTCCAATTTGCTCCGCCACGGCGCCACATTTTCAGGTTTCCTGTGAAGTATTCCTCTTCCTCCACCACGGTGAATGTACAGTATagggttatttttttttttttttaaacagtgTATAGCTTCTGAGTATAGGGTTAATGATTAAACACTTAATTATTGTtcatacaaaataattaaatatttaattacttATATTACTTTTATATGTATGCGATTTTGTTACCACCCATGTACTTTCATTATACAAATTTAAATAGAAATATgtttaaacatatatatatttttttgaaagcaAGTATTATTAAATAACATCTAACAAAATACATCCAAAATAAGAAAAGGCGAAGGAGTAGCTCGCCCTTTTAAATCAGTCAAAGAACCTATTACCCTAGCAAAATATGAGTAATTTGGTTCGCTGATCGCCTAACAAAAATAAACATACAAGATTGAAATCCTTTGGCAAGAAATTGACAACAACTAATAAACCTAaactgaaacgatcaaacacaGAAGTTCATAGCATCAATGATAAGTTTTGCATCAGATTCAATTTGGATATGCTGATAGGACAATTCTTTTAGCCAGCTTAAAGCCTCTCGAATTCCCAGAGCTTCTGCTTGTGATGGATCttcaactttttttaaaaaaaatggttcgtgtaatttttataacaaataaatagattttttttaatattcattTGTGCATGCTTGAATGAGTACTGTGCCAGTGCCGCTGTGCGGGTAGAATACATTGAATTTTCTCTTTagtgaattttttcaaaaaatattttgagttgtaaaataattTGCTTGAAATGATAATTGCGTTGacattaataaatttttatgaaatattgTGTTGTGatatgaaataaatcaattaaaaagtggaggttatatttcaaatttggaGTTAAATGGAGGTTAATTCCTTAAATAtttccaatatttttttttatcaataacGGATTGAGTTATTTGAAAATGAATCCGAAACCATTTTAATCCGATCCATTTGAATTGAATACAATAACCAAAACTAGTTCACGATACGTTACATacgtatatttaatttatttattaattgttaattaggAATTGTCCCGGACTTGTATCTAATTTCTTTAGATACATAATGGTtgattgaaaaaaaattgattccaATTTGATCGCAATCCGTCCAATATGATTTCAATCCAATTTAACCCGATTGCCTTTTGGATCCGATCCATCCAACCGGGGAAATTATGCTTGTTGATTTCATCACCCGTAATCTGGAACTAATTTAGGCAGTGTTTGATAGAATTTTATTAAGAAAAAGTCGAAAAATACCACCTAAAAACTTTGACAAACACTGTCTTTAATTCGGTTCGGATTCCGATCCTAACATGTCTagtattcaacaacaataataataataattaaaaaaatacagaTAATTAAATGTCTCCGTAGAAGTCGGAGTCAACGGTCAGTATTGGGCAGATCAAGACAGGACGTGATGAGAAAATTGAGGCTTCTGTGGCGACAAACTTGAGGATGTCAATGCCcctattattaaaaaaaacaaactcCTTTTGTTGCCTCTTTTCTCCTTATTTTGCTCGAGCTTTCTCTCTCCTTTTCTTCTACAAAACTACATACACTGTCACAACATCACTTATACGTATCACTTTGtctttctttctcttttctatatatatatattatttgtttggATTGTACATCTTGGAGTATTATAATCACATTATCAAAAAAACGACAGAAAAATCCCACTCTTTCTGCCTTTGGGAACTCACATGTTTCCTTTATGTGCATGTGCTTGCCAAGAATCTTTTCACCGCACAAAAGCTATCTCAGATTATTGGCAAAACATGTGTAACTAGCTAGCTGGCTAGATCTTCAAACCATATATTGATGAAATGTCTGTAGATTCTGCTTAAAAACAGTACTGTTTCTGTACGTTTACCTATCTTCTTCTGCTTTTGCAACGACTCTGAGGAGAGGTATGTCTATATATGGATACCCAACTATATATATTTCATTCTGTCCATTTTCTAATTCTTGGATATATATGTATTGTAACTCTTGATTTGACTGATCCATGTAATTTCATTCTTTGAAAGGATTCTTTTGTTTGTAAAAATGGGGTTGTAATGTAGGAGATAGGTCGCATGCAATGCATTTCTTGTATGCTCAATGTCGTCTGCATCTACTTGTTTATGTT
This portion of the Henckelia pumila isolate YLH828 unplaced genomic scaffold, ASM3356847v2 CTG_80:::fragment_1, whole genome shotgun sequence genome encodes:
- the LOC140873792 gene encoding uncharacterized protein, which gives rise to MWRRGGANWNGDGVFSMMIRYFSSSSRKRAPNLRKINPRVPPQEAASIAQGLHQVIKSNGPLTVSNTWNHAKDAGIIGLSSKTHMKLMLQWMRGRSMLKLMCNGVGSSKKFLLTSLPEEPQQNQPDISMEQKPKSRKPKSRKPSKLNKKRAK